The genome window tacataaataaatattatccgttttagaCCATAAATTCACGTGGAATTGTTTTCTTGGGCCCAGGAGACGTTAAAGAAAGCTTGAAAAAGAACTCTTTTAAGAGCTAAAGCGGCTGCCTCCATCATATTAAGCTCAAAAAATGCATTGGTTGTCACATTCTCACAGTGTGACAGGTATATGGACTTTGCTTATATAATACTTAGTTGCGTTCAGGCAAGGTGAACCCAGGTCAATGATCATCTGGGCCGAACTGGGCCCATGTGTTCATCACCCCCATGCGGCCCACTAACTCCAAAACATGGAAATAATGTCCTTTTGGGCTTTCTTTTGGTAATGAAAATAAAGTCCAAAAACTCCAACACGGCCCACTCCAGAAGAAACAGAATCCAATTTATTTCTTGAAGGTTGAAACTCTCTCTCTTGCGTCATCCAAATAGTTGCATTTCATGATAAATTACAGAACATCAGACCATCCTTTGCTCCACTGTATACAACAATTGGACATTATCCCAAGCAATCAAccatacaaacatgaaacatCCAGTGCAGGTTTTACTGAAGTTTACAACCCTGGCTACGCCTTACCAAATCTTTAGATGGTTATATGTTTTCATCAGCTGTAAGTATAACTTCTGCAGATGGGAAGAGACGTTTTGCCAGCCATTGAAGAGGTCTCAATAGCTGAGCTCTCTCCTTGCGCCAGAACCAAATGGCTGCGTTATATTGTTCGTTGCGTATTTTTTTGGTGGCTGCTTTCCAGTCGTACTTCTCCATCTCTGCCCGAGCAGCCTTGCCTATGGTTTCTCTTACGTCACAATCATCCAACAGAAGCTTCAATTTGGCCATGCAGTCATCCACATCTCCAGGACTAAAGCAGAAGCCAGTTTTGCCTTCCTGATCTGGAGGAATTATATCAACTATTCCGCCAGCACGAGCTGCCACTACAGAAATTCCTGAAGACATGGCCTCCAAAACTACAAGACCAAGTGTTTCAGATTCTGATGGCATCACAAAAACATCCCCACTCGCGTATGCCTGAGATAGCTCTTCCCCATGTAACATCCCAGTAAACACAGCCGGCATCCCCGAAAACATTTTTTCTAACTCTCCCCTGCCAAGAAGGATATCATGTTATGACAGATATATAATTGCAGAAGATATAAAATAGTTTAATCCAATGTCCTTAATAATCAGTTGGCAAGAGCAGTAACTTTTCTGTCTTGGTATCAAAATGGCTCAAATCTCATTTAAGAAAAATAAGCATCTCATTAGTATAAGAAAAGATTACCTATATGGCCCATCTCCTACAAAAGCAATTCTTGCATCGGGAAGCCTATCCATGACACTGTCAAATCATGTCATTCAAGTGTCAGAAAATTAGCCATTCATTTTATAGCTTATACAATGACAAGTGATACCTTTTAAGGAAATCCAAGCTCTTCTCTGCTCCGAGACGTCCAACATGGACTATCAATGGTCTATCTGGTTCCCCATTACTGTTTAGATCAGAAATACAAGATCAAgccaaattctttgcacatgaATGAAATAGACTCAAAAGATAAAAGGTTGGTTTTACCTTAGTCTCAATCGCATTTCATGAGAGCGGTAGCGAGGATGGAAGCTTTCAGAGTCAACACCCTTGTTCCAAAGGCGAATCTTACTAGCTAAATGGGCAAGGGAAAAGAACATGTCAGCTTAGGAAACTTCTGTAGGTAAAAGCAAACCTATTAAATGGACGACCAAGTTGACCCAGGTTCACAGGGGGGGTGTTTGGGGTTGGGGGTggggggggtgggggggggtGAATGTGGTTGTGAAACGCAAGAGAGAGGGGAATTTCCAAATTCAGTGATCAGACTACTATGATTCAGAGTTTCATATAAACAACTGTTCATCCCTAAAAAGTAGtcatcaaaatatcaaataggTATCAGGTGTTCATATTCACCAGCTGTCACCCTTGCAGCTTCAAGATCCCGCCCAATGGCAGCTGACGGCACAAGAGTAAGATCTGCAGCTCGGTGCAGAAACTCTGACACAACGGACAAATAGTCAATTTCTTACCGGAAGATCTTCGAGCATTAACATCCATATTGAACCATGAGACGAGAAAAAAAAGGTTACATACTTATAACCAACCACATGGGTTTTACTAGCCAACTAAATGTGTATCTTGGTATGTATCTGCAGATTTaaaacataaatcaataaatcaACTCAGCCAAAGGGATGTAGTTATCTATATAAGACTCTCTCCATCATACAAGCAATCTGAACACgatgaaattttgaaattcagCAATTCAGctaaaacttctaagagcatATATATGTGCATGAAAATCACGATTATGAAACTTACACTGGCACGTGAGTGTGATAAGACATCACTATGGGAACACATAATAGTTTTGCAATGGCAAGAGCGCCAAAAACCTACAACACAAGTTTCAGCATTCAGTATTCAAGCACTTAAATAAGCTAGAATCTTCAAGACTTGACATTAGCAGTTCGAGAGACCTACCATTATCCCAGGTGATGATGCATGTATTATATCTGGCTTAAACCGTGAAACCTCTGAAATTATTCTAGGACTAAGAGCTAGAGAAAGAGGGACCTTCTGATACCAAGGGCAAGGAAAGCTGCAAATGAGTGACTAACTAAATAAATTATGAGAACCATGACAAGAATGCTAGATTTTAAGCCTTGATCACCAAATTATAGTAATAGGCAAGATTATTAAAATGATAAGACCAAAAAGAGAAACTGAGGAGACCATTGACTCCATAGAAAGCCACCTAATGATTTAGGAGGGTGGCTAACCTACAGAGTCCATAAAAAGCTACATAATAATTTATGAAGACAAATGAATAGAAACTATTGTACAACCTATTTTGGAGAAGTCTGAAGCTAGCATGTGACTGTGATGTATCTATTTATATTAGGTTTAGAGCCAAAGGAACACTTGGCCAAatgctcctcttcttctttgataGAACCTAGAAAGTCCAAAATCAGGACTTTTACTTGCTCGGGAAAACCCGAAACCGGTCCCCACCCAACACTGTTAAGGACCGACTCTCCCATATTCACAAACTCTTTTGCCATAATTTACCATAAAGTTAAACTTAAGGGTCACTATCTTAGCACTCCTGGTATTCGTGCAACACTATTTCCCTTTTCAACCACTTCATTTACTTTGAAAGTGGGCATTTTTACCCTAAAATGCAGCATATCCAAATTGCCCCATCAGTAAAGCCCTAAACCAATGCAAATATTATTAGACTAGCCCATAATGTGAACTACATAAACCGAATTCCCAGATGCTGTCCTATATTGAAGAACCTGAAGAACTTAAAGAATAGCATGTAGAAAGCATCGTTTGCTTGAAAGTGTATTTGGTTCTGCAAAAAGGCACAATCGAAGTACAACTTCAAACTAAGAACTATCAAAAAATAAACCTAACACCAAGACTAATGACAAGGAAAGAAAGGCGACAAGAATCTGAAATTTGATAATGAAAGCAACCTGCGGGATCCAATAATTTTTGCTCCATAAAATTCCTGTGGCACTCCTTCATGTGTTGTAACAACCATTACCTACATGAACAAGTCAATTTGTCACTTTCTCCTGTGATGTCATTTCTACCAGCGGTAGCAAAATTGAGATCCAAAACTGCTAATTCAGGGGTTAAAACAAGCCAAGATGATCGTAATGTTGGCCGGAAATCACAGCAAAACAAGTCATTATATAAGATAAATACATAGGCGTCTCTAATAACAAAATTATACAGGCACAGGTAATAAATGGAATGTACCTCGTCTCCCATTTCGCGTAAATATCTGATGAAATTTTGGAACCTGTTTTTATAGCCTGACACATAGCTGCAACATAAAAGCCAACAGACACAATTGAATAAGCACCAACCAGAGATGAAAAGAATATATGGTGAAATACATATGGACCAAATAAAACTAGCAATAAGAGCACTTCAGCAACAACAGCAACTTTTAATTGTGAGATCCATTAAGTTATCTATCACAAACATATAAAGAGTACTTGATGACTTCCATCTATTGTACTTACAGCTTTACGAAGTGAGGACAGCAAAACtgcatctatatatatgttttagtaAACAAGGTAAAGGATTGTTGGAGAAACAACCCCAAGTAGATCAGAACTTCAAAGTCAAAATCAGCTGGCAAAGCATTCTAGACGATTGTTTCAAAGTCAAAAACCTTCATACACTCCTCTTGGTCATAAGAACATCCAAGCTTAACTAATAACCATAATAGGACAGGACAAAGCTTGAAAATGCTTAACAAAGAAGAAACCCATCACAGTCAACTCATCCAACAGATAGAGGatacaacaacaaaatcaagcaatctttaaatttttttgcagAACACCTGACGTTTTTAATCCCATAACTTGAACAATCTGGAGTACTGGGTATGCaagaaaaaactcaaaataCTCACGAAAATGGAGAAGGCTCAACGAAAAGAGCAATACGCCTAGGCCTGGAAACTATCTCGTTCTCGATCAAGAGAGGGcactcttcctcctcttccctCAACTCGGCAATGGTCATCTTGCTTGCCCGAACAACAAGCTTCCTTTCACTATTTCTGGGTCTCCTCAATTCACACAAATTAGATTCTCCAACACTCAAGCTAACGCTAATGGGTTTCCCTCTTAAGCAACAAACACTTGAAAATACGGGAGTAATTCGAAAATTCAATAGGGTACAAGAGCTCGATGAAGAAGGGCAGGTAAGAGGAGGGCGTGGGATTTATAGAGAGAGAAGCGGAGGATGTCATAATTGAACAAGTAAATGGcatgtaaaatatataattgtgtGCTATTGGTTAGATGAATGGTGAGGTTAAAgagtaaaaaaaatggaagtctTGAAGGAATCTGAGTGGTTGAAGCTTACATTGTTAATGGATATTCTGTTCATGAAGGGGACAGTTAGGGAATAAAAAATGTGCTTTGTTTATATCCTCGTGAGAAAATTTTCAGTACAAGCAAATTAAATGGATAAGTTTAGCACATACACGCATCGTTTTGGTGTGGGGTAACGGGAAGAGAATACGCCATGGATTAATCCTAATAACCAATGACACGTTGTCAAATCACATATCACCAAGTACGTTGAAAATTCCTTGGAGAATCGCTCCGCCAACCGGAACACTTAGAGGAGCTCCCATGACAATCACACCCCTCCCTCTCATTAGACCATATATATGTGACACTCATAGCTCCAGCTGGtgctttttaaaaatttaaacgGCAAATTATCCATATGATCAATTCAACTAGTCATTATTGTCGCAAATCGCTTATGAATTGACAACAACCTGTTGTTCTGGTACACCAATATCAGCATCATATGACGTTGTTTGTCAGGACCATTATATAATTTTTCGATTGTCTGTTAAGATATTTAATTTCTtatatgttatttttctttatacACTAGAATTATGGAATTCATTGTAATTTTAACTCATAGATGCGTGCCTAGTCTGTTtattaattcaaaaaaattgtgTGGACTCCACATTGATGAACATATTGGATATTTatgattaaaatttaaaactgtAGTGATTTCTATGATGGAGTTACCCCAACATGATAATTTTACCCCTTCTTGGTTGTAACTAGACAATATTAGATGCTAATCAATAGTCAACCAAGTACCGAAACCGTACATTATTGATTTAATAGGCTATTAAgtctttcatatttttttcataatcaATGAATTTAGCATTTGATTAGAGAGAACAAAGATGACATggcaataataattttttttgatgcgTTTGGGAACCACGTAGTAATATATAGTTTAGTTGGTTATATCTATGGGTTTTGGTTGCTAATTAGGTTGAACAGCTGGGGGTGTTTCCTGGTCTCATGCATGGGTTTCAACACAGTCTTACATGTTATCAACGTGGTGTGAGTTGTTTTGACGGTCAGAAGTTTACGCCCACTCAACTATCCGAAAATTATATTGAACTGGGTGGTAGATCGGTTACTCAAAAAATAAGGTGTTTGAGCTCTATTGTCTAACGAGTAGATTATTTGAGCAGCACAAGGTTGTTTCCAGTTTGAACAAGTGAGCAACTTGTATTCATCTTACTTTGCATCGTTAACGTGTATTTCTTCCCAACAAGCACTGATTACGGAATCACCATTAATTTAATGAATGGCCATTGCTGGAGCAATTGTAGATTCCACTGAATATCCATTAATTAAGTCTCTGTTGTTTAATAGTACTTCTTTAATTAATCTTGTGGGTCAGAAGCTAATAAGGATGCATTGGGTCCAAACTTAGCCATAAGGCCCATAATCTATACTTAATTGGTAAGCAGAGaagggtttctttttttttccccctttttttaatgaattaaaTAATGTTGATTCCCTGACAGCTGAGTTGGATATAAATATCTCGAGGAACATGCGGCTATGAATCTTGAAAGGAACATCGACCTGAGTCTATTGGATACTTGGCGATGTGAATGGGAAAGGGACTTGGGCAAAAGGACTTCCCAAAAGCCCATAATTAgtgcagggaaaaaaaaaaccctctgtTTGGGCCTGCCCAAAGTTTAACGGATCTGCCTGTACCTAGTCTAAATTCTAAACGGGCCCATTTGGGCCGTCATTCTGTTTTTTGGGCCTTAATAATAGTCCGATAGGTGGGCCTATTTCGGGCTTTTCTACCCAATTATCATCGAAACAAAAGTTAGTTCTTTGGGGTCCTAATTGGATTTGGATCAATAGAGCACACACAATGTGATGTGATGTAACGCACCTCTTAAATCATTATATGAGAATAGTGCACTATGAGTATTGCAGAGCACTGGCCCGTTCCCTATTTGAACTGCTAAAAAGCATATGTTGGAGTCATAATGTCCtcagataattaattaatttctccaGTACTAAATTCAGAATCTGCATTGTGCATGTGTGTTACAGTTAGAGTGAGATTATATTGTATATACTAGATCGAATTATGAAGTTATCATGATGCTACTGTATTATACTTGCCAACTCATGCAAATCACGATGCAGATTAATCATCATGCATGATACTCCCTACTAAACTATGTTGACCACGTTAGTCTCATTATTAATTTCTATGATTATGTAGTCTTTTATTAGcaaccatatatatgtataaacaaATTGAAACTATTTTACACACTGCATGTACATGTGTGTAAAATGGGTAGGGGTGTTACAAAATAGTAAAAACCGAATTAATAGATTGATcggttattttaaaaaaaaaattaaggaattGACCAAAATAATTGATGATTGGttaattatttttatgtcaaaaaatcgaaaaaaaaaaatcgatcgtAATCAATTGAGAGATTCATATGGCCAAATTGACACTAGTAGTGTGCCCATACACACATGCCGCTGCCTTTTCAAACAAGTCCTCACATGGTCTTGTAACCAAAAAGCCCAGCATCTGACACTTTCAAGTTTTAACTCCCGCTCCCAAAACTCAATGCCTCTTCTTGTAAACATAATCTCCTTATCTTTCCACATATTTCAAACACTTGAACTCAATGACACAAAACTCAAACGAAGTCGGCTTTTGTCTTGTACTTTTGTCTAtttacagaagaaaaaaaaaacatagaactGAGAGCCATTAATATTTGCCGAGGCCCACTCAAAAGCACATTGAGAAACGTAGGCCCATCATGGATGTATTATGGGATGTACCATGTTTCTGCTATATTTATGCATTATAGAGATATATCCACCGTTGATAACCAGTCTGTAGATAAACCCAAGTCTTGGACCTtaaaacttgttttattttttctacaccattagatatgaattgtAAGGTTTAAAAAATTGGGAAGCGTCTACATCCTAATTtagtaccatatatatatatacacatacaaatcGGGTGGTTGAGACTTGGATTGCTGGGTCAATCTTAATCTATGTTGTCGGTGAATCTTTGTTTTAAAATGCTTGGGCCTGGCCTGGCCTATGAAATGGCCCACCAGAATGAAGCAGCTAGCTAGCATCATGCATTGATGGTAGTTTTGAGTAGCAGCACCATTCACCACCCTCAAAATGCTTTCCAGCTTTTATACATTGGGCACATGCAAACAGATATTCGCAGATATGCTGCGGccattaatttcttttcttaGAGCATTGTGATTGCTAGAATAATCTTGTTGGATCAAGTCAAATATCCCCAACGATTAGAAAATTTTTagagacattttttttttgacaaaataatAGAAGAAAAAACTTCGAATAGGGTGACAAGAAAGGCTGAATCTTTGTTTCCACAAATTCGGCTGCTAAGAACCCGCACATCACGTTCAATCAACTAATCAATATTAATTAAGGTTTTGACAATTCGTAATTTGATTTATAATTAAtctctttttcttatttaatgatttaatcATGTATCGAGATTCACctttacaatatttttttttttaaaaatggcaACTGCATGTACTCGTGGGTTTGAATTCCTAATCAGATCGATATTGTGCTGACCAATTACGGTGCGGGTTGGGAGAGTATGATGAAGATCTCTCGCCTTTTGGAGAAgttggattggattttggatagATTCACAGTACTCATAAATTTAAACACATTAAGATATTGTTCGATCGATCTGAATCAAAGTTCGTATGGATTTGTTATTCCAAGCTTAACGTCCAGCTTAAGCCTGAAAAATCGATCTTAATGTGTTAGATATAAACTTGATGAACATTCTCCTAGATCTCCTTATATATgaactcaaaatattcgatgAGCATCATCCTCCGGATCCTTAAGGTGCAAGCTTATATTCAAAGGCATGAACGTACGAATATATAAAAGAATTCAAGAACCGACTAGCTAGATTTTTAATTACTCCAACTTGGTAACATATGATGATCTTTTTCAATGTCTGTGCACAAATTTAAACATTATTTATAGTTTAATAATTACCTCGAAATGGTGAAATCCCGAAACAGGTTTTGTCGGTGTAAGTTATATCTTTCGCATTGGAAATTCCAATTTTGGTGGGCACAACCGTAGGCGCCGCCGCTGCATGGTGGTTTTGAAACAAAGCAAAGCAACTCATTCAACGCTCGAATCAAGCTTCCATTCTCAATCCCAACCCTTCAAATTTCTTCTTCAATCAATTTCTACTCATGCTCCTCTCACGGGACACCACCGTTTCTAGTATATATTTTATTACTACCATTTATTTAACACTAAATTTCATTTCACCATGCTAATGTAGATTAAATGAGGATTAGAGGACGTCCGAAACACGATCCAGACTATTGCATGTATAAATTATAGACCGTTGGATTTTAAAAAGTCAATCTAACGATCCGCATGCACTTTCATCTGTTTCTGTTAATCTATGATGAATTGTAATTTCTTTGACGGTAAATGAGTCATGGATGATTTGTATCCTCTGTAATATTTCACTCATCGATGAGCAATTGAGGGAAGAGGAGACAGATGAAGTGTGAACCGTTAGCTTTATACAGGACGATAGTTCGGTACATCCCGATCTTTAAATGATGCTAGAAATATCAAGTGTCCTTTGAGGTTCTTTAATTCCTTCCCCCACCTATGAAGAAAAGATTCTAAAGAATAaggtaaaaaaagaaacaaaaaggggAAAGATATAAAGAATATCATAATTCAGAAAGCCTCAGAATTTGACTATATTTCTTCACTTATCTAAAACCAAAAATCACATCACATATATTACATTACATTTTGTCCAAATTAATAAAAACTATGAAACTACTTTATGGGATTTGGATACCCACCCATAAACTTTACCTTTTTCTTTACATTATTAAATTCCACTTTATCGTTGTACTCTTAACTCTTTCTAATCAAATAATCTTAGCCTGGTTTGTGCATTTTATATGTATAAATTGGCATGTATCATGATGACTCCAAAGCTGACTATACTTTGATAATTAATtgagaaataaaattaaaaaaattgttttcgCTTAGGGCGACCGTCATGCTGAtgcatatatttgtatatatgtgtgcattTTAGAGAaataatatttgtatatataggtCGAATTTTATTGAAAAGTAGGTGCAACTTCCTTTCTGAAGAGTGAAGACCATATATTCACATGAGATTCAGAGGAAATTTTCGGCCCCACGATTCATGCAATATTATTTACTACATGTACATAATATATAAGTACGAATttactatatgtatatatatacacacataattcTATGTCAAAGATGGTATGAGACTATGAGTCATGATGTAGGGCCCAAGACCTGACAGTTTGGTATAATAATGATAGAGGATACTGCTTTATAATCACGCGCTGATTTTTTATCCCACTTATTCTGTTTGTTAGGTAATAAATTTATGTTTGGATTGGTTAAAGGtctgagtttaaactcatatcaaatatttaaataacaaatttgtatgatatttataaattacaagTAGTAATAATAATGCGATACAAAATTAATTGAAATTGTAATTGAGACATCTATTTCTCTAATATGGTCCATTGATATACAAGCAGTAGCAGCACTGCCACTGGGAACGTCTGGCCATTTGTCTCCAATTATTAAAGCCCCgttacaacatatataatattcttcATAATAAGCTCTAAAttaagtgtgtgtgtatatatatatgttatgctaTAACTTTGGATCCTAAAACCATCTCTTTATATAATATACCTAATAAACCTAAACCCAACTAACACAAGACTTCTAAAGATCCTCTCTCTCCGCCAGTCAAAACCTAAGATTTGGTTGTTAGTGTATTTTTAGTAACTGAAAACGACTCACATAGATTTGTCATGTGTTTAAACTTGGGTCATCAGGATATGCACTCGCAAAAGTTTCCTAATAACAAAGAAAGTTGGACCGAAGTTAATCAACACGTGATCGCAAGAATATTGGACCAAATGTGAATCGAACTAGAATCTTCATAGTTCATACAATTTGGTTACAAATAAATTCACTACTAGACTATACCCAAGTGGTGGTTGCTAATGTttttcacacacatatatagacaCACTTGTGTGCTTTATAGATGGGCATGAACAGAGTAAATGCTGTGGGTGCCAGCATTGAAAACTGGACACCATATTCATATTTGTGTAAGTTTCAAGGAAAGAACTAAAGA of Tripterygium wilfordii isolate XIE 37 chromosome 13, ASM1340144v1, whole genome shotgun sequence contains these proteins:
- the LOC120013544 gene encoding sulfoquinovosyl transferase SQD2-like isoform X3, which gives rise to MLFFKFFSFPCPWYQKVPLSLALSPRIISEVSRFKPDIIHASSPGIMVFGALAIAKLLCVPIVMSYHTHVPVYIPRYTFSWLVKPMWLVIKFLHRAADLTLVPSAAIGRDLEAARVTAASKIRLWNKGVDSESFHPRYRSHEMRLRLSNGEPDRPLIVHVGRLGAEKSLDFLKSVMDRLPDARIAFVGDGPYRGELEKMFSGMPAVFTGMLHGEELSQAYASGDVFVMPSESETLGLVVLEAMSSGISVVAARAGGIVDIIPPDQEGKTGFCFSPGDVDDCMAKLKLLLDDCDVRETIGKAARAEMEKYDWKAATKKIRNEQYNAAIWFWRKERAQLLRPLQWLAKRLFPSAEVILTADENI
- the LOC120013544 gene encoding sulfoquinovosyl transferase SQD2-like isoform X2: MTIAELREEEEECPLLIENEIVSRPRRIALFVEPSPFSYVSGYKNRFQNFIRYLREMGDEVMVVTTHEGVPQEFYGAKIIGSRSFPCPWYQKVPLSLALSPRIISEVSRFKPDIIHASSPGIMVFGALAIAKLLCVPIVMSYHTHVPVKIRLWNKGVDSESFHPRYRSHEMRLRLSNGEPDRPLIVHVGRLGAEKSLDFLKSVMDRLPDARIAFVGDGPYRGELEKMFSGMPAVFTGMLHGEELSQAYASGDVFVMPSESETLGLVVLEAMSSGISVVAARAGGIVDIIPPDQEGKTGFCFSPGDVDDCMAKLKLLLDDCDVRETIGKAARAEMEKYDWKAATKKIRNEQYNAAIWFWRKERAQLLRPLQWLAKRLFPSAEVILTADENI
- the LOC120013544 gene encoding sulfoquinovosyl transferase SQD2-like isoform X1, with amino-acid sequence MTIAELREEEEECPLLIENEIVSRPRRIALFVEPSPFSYVSGYKNRFQNFIRYLREMGDEVMVVTTHEGVPQEFYGAKIIGSRSFPCPWYQKVPLSLALSPRIISEVSRFKPDIIHASSPGIMVFGALAIAKLLCVPIVMSYHTHVPVYIPRYTFSWLVKPMWLVIKFLHRAADLTLVPSAAIGRDLEAARVTAASKIRLWNKGVDSESFHPRYRSHEMRLRLSNGEPDRPLIVHVGRLGAEKSLDFLKSVMDRLPDARIAFVGDGPYRGELEKMFSGMPAVFTGMLHGEELSQAYASGDVFVMPSESETLGLVVLEAMSSGISVVAARAGGIVDIIPPDQEGKTGFCFSPGDVDDCMAKLKLLLDDCDVRETIGKAARAEMEKYDWKAATKKIRNEQYNAAIWFWRKERAQLLRPLQWLAKRLFPSAEVILTADENI